Proteins from a genomic interval of Syngnathus acus chromosome 4, fSynAcu1.2, whole genome shotgun sequence:
- the LOC119122117 gene encoding C2 calcium-dependent domain-containing protein 4C, protein MWVLDKIRGSVETGMLRHGENDDNKGAATPYSNVLTPDKIPDFFIPPKLVSCPPEPETVKPKEALQPSTSEQTISGGRKISGPKSPRLVVKMVGDTKNLLKAANRHIIQIESADDVIAGDTNADPQSQTAMSLPYVPKTQTSYGFTTLKESPHTRRKESLFHCDITSPMTSPNSQRKTPGKGDGAGGGAGNHLNPADFNSSHMNPYRYFSGGESDTCSSAESSPFSSPLLSRSASLLKIFSHETQAKVAKAKRSFARHSSLSTDECSSAEPSPCVQRRLHIPSFHYGGAPSPEHGSQREHTVNLHKGGSVRISAHYDAGTSRLRVRVLAAENLYDKHFDIKSINCCVSVYLKPGKMQKQRSNIIKNSRNPVFNEDFFFDGVGPLQVKNLSLKLKVVNKGTSLKRNTLLGEREVLLSKLLSGV, encoded by the coding sequence ATGTGGGTTTTGGATAAGATCCGCGGCTCGGTGGAAACCGGCATGCTGCGGCACGGGGAGAACGATGACAATAAAGGCGCGGCGACGCCCTACTCTAACGTCCTCACGCCAGACAAGATCCCGGACTTCTTCATCCCGCCCAAGTTAGTCAGCTGTCCTCCCGAACCCGAGACAGTGAAGCCCAAGGAGGCCTTGCAGCCTTCCACGTCGGAGCAAACCATTAGCGGCGGGAGGAAGATCAGCGGCCCCAAAAGTCCCCGTCTGGTGGTCAAAATGGTGGGAGACACAAAGAACCTCCTAAAGGCGGCCAACCGCCACATCATTCAGATCGAGAGCGCCGACGACGTCATCGCCGGGGACACCAACGCTGACCCCCAGTCACAGACCGCCATGTCTCTCCCCTACGTGCCCAAGACCCAAACCTCTTACGGCTTCACCACCTTGAAGGAGAGCCCCCACACTCGTCGCAAGGAATCGCTCTTCCACTGTGACATCACCAGTCCCATGACCTCCCCCAACAGTCAGAGGAAGACCCCGGGCAAAGGCGACGGAGCCGGGGGCGGAGCCGGCAACCACCTGAACCCAGCCGACTTCAACTCCTCCCACATGAACCCGTACCGCTACTTCAGCGGCGGCGAGAGCGACACCTGCTCTTCGGCCGAGTCATCACCCTTCAGCTCGCCGCTACTATCTCGCTCGGCCTCGCTGCTCAAGATCTTCTCGCACGAGACGCAGGCCAAGGTGGCGAAAGCCAAGCGCTCCTTCGCTCGCCACAGCTCCCTCTCCACCGACGAGTGCAGCTCGGCCGAGCCCAGCCCCTGCGTCCAGCGCCGGCTGCACATCCCGTCCTTCCACTACGGAGGCGCACCGTCTCCGGAGCACGGCTCGCAGCGCGAGCACACGGTCAACCTCCACAAGGGCGGCAGCGTTCGCATCAGCGCCCATTACGACGCCGGCACCTCCCGCCTGCGTGTCCGCGTCCTGGCGGCCGAGAATCTCTACGACAAACACTTTGACATCAAGAGCATCAACTGCTGCGTGTCCGTCTACCTGAAACCCGGCAAGATGCAGAAGCAACGCAGCAACATCATCAAGAACAGTCGCAACCCTGTCTTCAACGAGGACTTCTTCTTCGACGGCGTGGGGCCGCTGCAGGTCAAGAACCTGTCGCTCAAGCTCAAGGTGGTCAACAAAGGCACCAGCCTCAAAAGGAACACTCTGCTGGGTGAGCGGGAGGTCCTGCTGAGCAAGCTGCTCTCGGGGGTCTAG
- the LOC119122224 gene encoding ubiquitin-conjugating enzyme E2 R2-like, producing MAQHGSPVASSQKALMLEMKSLQDEPVEGFKITLVNESDMYNWEVAIFGPPNTHYEGGYFKALLKFPVDYPYSPPSFRFLTKMWHPNIYENGEVCISILHPPVDDPHSGELPSERWNPTQNVRTILLSVISLLNEPNTFSPANVDASVMYRRWRESKGEDQEYIEIIRKQVQATKSEADLDGVKVPVTLEEYCIRTKVPATDDGSNLLYDNDDFDDYEDGQCDNYRDICMDDDDNSDNEYYYI from the exons ATGGCTCAGCATGGAAGTCCTGTAGCCAGTTCCCAGAAAGCACTCATGCTGGAGATGAAAAGTCTCCAGGACGAGCCGGTGGAGGGCTTCAAAATCACTCTGGTCAACGAATCGGACATGTACAACTGGGAAGTGGCGATATTCGGTCCACCGAACACGCACTACGAAGGCGGTTATTTTAAG GCCCTGCTCAAGTTCCCGGTGGACTACCCGTACTCTCCACCTTCTTTCCGCTTCCTCACCAAAATGTGGCATCCTAACATTTATGAG AACGGAGAAGTCTGCATTTCCATCCTGCACCCGCCGGTGGACGACCCCCATAGTGGCGAGCTACCGTCAGAGCGGTGGAACCCTACGCAGAATGTCAG GACCATCTTGCTCAGCGTCATCTCCCTTCTCAATGAACCCAACACCTTCTCCCCGGCCAACGTCGATGCCTCCGTCATGTACCGCAGGTGGAGGGAGAGCAAGGGTGAGGACCAGGAGTACATTGAAATCATCAG GAAGCAGGTGCAAGCCACCAAAAGCGAAGCGGACCTCGACGGCGTCAAAGTTCCCGTCACGCTGGAGGAGTACTGCATCCGCACCAAAGTGCCGGCCACCGACGACGGCTCCAACCTGCTGTACGACAACGACGACTTCGATGACTACGAAGACGGCCAATGCGACAACTACAGGGACATTTGCATGGACGACGACGACAACTCGGACAACGAGTACTACTACATTTAA